A stretch of DNA from Dokdonia sp. PRO95:
GGCACCAAGATTTTATAAGAAAGCAATAGTTGTAGGGGATTCTTTTAATATTCATAAGATTATTAAAAACTTAGAAGGAGCCGATCCTAATTATAAGATAGCGGGTTATATCAACACAGAGCCTATGTCTATTGCAGATGTGATTTCAACAGAGGCAAAAAGATTTCCTATCAAAAACCTTAGTAATACTATCTCAGAAAATGGAATTTCAGAGATTATTGTTGCGAGTACTTATGAAGACGGTGTTTCCCTTGAGCTCTATAATCAGCTCATATCGCTTTTGAAAGTTGGTTTCCCCATACGGGAGTATATGCAGGTTTATGAAGACATCACGCAACGTGTTCCTGTTGAGTATGTAGATAAAGATTTTTACCGTTATTTTCCATTTAGTCGTAGCAATCAAAACAAATTTTATAGACTTACTCATCGCATTTTTGATGTGGTTATGTCTGTCTTGGGGATTTTATTTTTTATCCTCTTGCTACCGCTAGTGTTTTTCGGTAACCTAATCGGTAATCGTGGGCCTTTATTTTACTCGCAAATACGCATAGGTAAAGGTGGTAATACATTCAAGATTATAAAGCTGCGCACCATGATTGTTAATGCAGAAAAAGATGGTGCTGCATGGTCTACTAAGAATGATTCGCGTATTACATCATTCGGAAAATTTTTAAGAAAGAGTAGAATAGATGAAATCCCGCAGTTTATTAATGTGTTTCTAGGGGAGATGAGTGTGATAGGTCCACGACCGGAACGCCCCGTATTTGTAAAGGAACTTTCTCAGGAGATACCTTTTTATGAGACACGCCATATTATAA
This window harbors:
- a CDS encoding exopolysaccharide biosynthesis polyprenyl glycosylphosphotransferase; this translates as MSLLPSIHFDVSERKVLLRIFDILSVLGALYLTELFLDFDYVIISKENAIAIIVLVGYLSIFGTVFELYFLPKTVKFQTMLKNVILTVAVTVLFYLLTPFYTPILPENRLQIVYFFLAMIIGISLWRWLYVSIISAPRFYKKAIVVGDSFNIHKIIKNLEGADPNYKIAGYINTEPMSIADVISTEAKRFPIKNLSNTISENGISEIIVASTYEDGVSLELYNQLISLLKVGFPIREYMQVYEDITQRVPVEYVDKDFYRYFPFSRSNQNKFYRLTHRIFDVVMSVLGILFFILLLPLVFFGNLIGNRGPLFYSQIRIGKGGNTFKIIKLRTMIVNAEKDGAAWSTKNDSRITSFGKFLRKSRIDEIPQFINVFLGEMSVIGPRPERPVFVKELSQEIPFYETRHIIKPGLTGWAQVMGGYASSEEGSLEKLQYDLYYIKHRNLFMDLSIVLKTISTIVNFRGQ